In Candidatus Marinarcus aquaticus, the genomic window AGCAGATTCTTCCGCGTAATCAACGTCTCGAATAATTGCTTCAGCCGCTTTTACATTTGTTGATTGAGTCATTAAGTTTCGTACTGCTGACTCTACTTGGTTTTGTACAGAACCGATTGAACCTCTGTTTTTATTCAGCTCACCAATAGCTGTATCAACATGACCTTGATATGTTGCTGCAGATGCTGCACCAATAGTAGTAATACCGTTTAAGTCATCAATATTGGTATAGTCAGCTGCTTCAGAGTTAACCGCAGTCAATGTAATTTTATTGTTGGTTGAATCTTCACCTACTTGGAAATCCAAATCACTTGCTGATGTAGAAATCAAATCGGTACCATTATAGTTGGTTGATTTAGCAATATTATCAAATTGCGCCATTAATTTAGAAATATCCGCAGCAATAGCATTTCTACCCGCACTAGACGTAGTAGCCGTATTGGCTTGGATTAATTTGGCTTTAACGGTATCAAGAATGTTTGATTGTTCCGCCATTGATTTATCTGCAATTTGTAATAAAGCAATCGCAGAGTTACC contains:
- a CDS encoding flagellin — encoded protein: GNSAIALLQIADKSMAEQSNILDTVKAKLIQANTATTSSAGRNAIAADISKLMAQFDNIAKSTNYNGTDLISTSASDLDFQVGEDSTNNKITLTAVNSEAADYTNIDDLNGITTIGAASAATYQGHVDTAIGELNKNRGSIGSVQNQVESAVRNLMTQSTNVKAAEAIIRDVDYAEESANFNKQNIISQAGAYAIAQSNAAQQNVLRLLQ